One Narcine bancroftii isolate sNarBan1 chromosome 3, sNarBan1.hap1, whole genome shotgun sequence DNA window includes the following coding sequences:
- the LOC138757159 gene encoding uncharacterized protein isoform X2, with protein MVGEDLQFAKNNSCNPAQFLYDGETGEEVERDCVELTDLQTKTREDLCDTPLGEGYEFYIDGSARCVDGMRRSGYAIIEGDAWEVVEFARLPGSWSAQSCELYALQRALRVLAEKIGTIYTDSKYAYGVVHTFGKIWKERGLITSRGKELAHEQMITLTLEALTLPREIAVVYIPGHQREDTPTAIGNKLADEEAKRAAMQQEVRLLTLIPIRQGIKKLPVSLLRKKRTWLSWAQASCLMEP; from the coding sequence atggtcggagaagacttacagtttgctaagaataatagttgcaacccagctcagtttttatacgacggtgaaacaggggaagaagtggagcgcgactgtgtcgagttgacggatctccagaccaagacccgagaggacctttgcgatactcccctgggagagggatatgaattctacattgacggctccgccagatgtgttgacggaatgaggagaagcgggtatgccataatagaaggagatgcttgggaagtggtagaattcgcgaggctacccggaagctggtcggcacagtcctgcgaactatatgccttgcagagagccctcagagtactggcagagaaaattggaacaatttacactgactccaaatacgcatacggggtagtgcatacctttggtaagatctggaaggagcgcggtctgattacatcaagaggaaaggaattggcacacgaacagatgattactctgactttggaagccctgacattaccccgggaaatagcagtggtctacataccaggccatcagagggaagATACCCCGACCGCAATTGGGAACAAactggctgatgaagaggccaaaagggcggCTATGCAAcaggaagtccgtttgctgaccttaatcccaataagacaaggtataaaaaagctcccagtttcactgctaaggaagaaaaggacatggctcagttgggcacaagccagctgcctgatggaaccctaa
- the LOC138757159 gene encoding endogenous retrovirus group 3 member 1 Env polyprotein-like isoform X1 gives MLLLYALVFLGLPMSLSGLKCKKCRDTVVLFQDRTWERKEGSFISHTSVPKKCWAENTTQHPYTPCMENEGSSVGHYIQIPNSTPFPLNGWPWEGESGPPCPDGLWFCIHQRTVPVESPTPHSGVPAPLGHPDLVQVHPNGHESFGHAIGGDNLFVDLATRIAGTFNVTNCWVCGGPRMSGQWPWWGESLDSWTMISRVWTTNRTRSRENWSLSNVPSGFYCLSQAGKYPVGKSPCKAVWIRISPGNFTWLPKPLTWFLSTVFKTDCLPLSNSSFQLWNCSSSTITGSYQSNPTLKRVWERGYGVSPSGLFWVCGDKAYTRLPLQWSGTCFLGIIRPEFFLLPHDHGHRLGVKVFDALHRRPRSSTVHLGQWGDDWPPERIIEYYGPATWAQDGSWGYRTPIYMLNRIIRLQAVLEIVTNQTALALQLLASQQGQMRSAIYQNRLALDYLLATEGGVCGKLNLTNCCLKIDDNGQAVRKNR, from the coding sequence atgttattgttatatgctttggtttttcttggtttgcctatgtctttgtcaggtctgaagtgtaagaagtgcagagacacagtagtcctttttcaggaccgcacttgggaaagaaaggagggtagtttcatttcccatacctcagttcctaagaaatgctgggcagaaaataccacccaacatccatataccccttgtatgGAGAATGAGGGAAGTAgtgtgggtcattatatacagattcctaatagtactcctttccctcttaacggttggcccTGGGAGGGTgagtcaggcccaccatgccctgatggactctggttctgcatacaccagcgtactgttccagtAGAGAGTCCCACTCCACACTCGGGAGTGCCTGCCCCTTTGGGGCATCCGGACTTGGTTCAGGTCCATCCAAATGGCCACGAAAGTTTCGGCCACGCAATTGGGGGAGAcaacctttttgttgatcttgcaactagaattgcaggaacttttaatgtaactaattgttgggttTGCggaggtccacggatgtcagggcaatggccttggtggggggagtccctcgACTCATGGACCATGATCTCCCGGGTTTGGACCACTAACCGAACAAGGTCAAGGGAGAATTGGTCTCTTTCCAACGTCCCCTCCGGTTTTTATTGCCTCTCACAAGCCGGCAAGTACCcggtaggaaaaagtccctgcaaggctgtatggatccgcatttcgcctggtaattTCACTTGgcttcctaaacccctgacttggttcctatccactgtttttaagactgattgcctacccctgtctaatagcagttttcagctttggaattgtagcagctccaccatcacaggatcataccaatcaaaccccacCCTTAAAAGGGTTTGGGAACGGGGATATGGGGTCTCCCCAAGTGGGTTATTCTGGGTGTGTGGTGATAAAGCGTATACCCGCCTCCCCttgcagtggagtggaacttgtttcctgggAATAAttcgcccagaatttttcctcctaccccacgatcacggtcatagattgggagtgaaggtttttgatgCATTACACCGTCGACCCCGCTCTAGCACGGTGCATTTGGGACAGTGGGGAGATGACTGGCCTCCGGAACGAATAATtgaatattatggtcccgctacatgggcccaagatggatcctggggttaccgtactcctatttatatgctaaatcgcattattcgcttgcagGCGGTCCTTGAGATTGTTACAAACCAAAcggctctagccctgcaattgcTTGCATCCCAGCAGGGTCAGATGCGCTCTGCTAtctatcagaaccgtctggccctggACTATTTGCTGGCTACAGAAGGGGGTGtgtgtggaaagcttaatttgactaactgctgcttaaagattgatgataatggccaagccgttcgcaaaaatcgctga